A section of the Prochlorococcus sp. MIT 1341 genome encodes:
- a CDS encoding DUF3119 family protein gives MSTTTNKSSESKDSVSLSPNPRLPLLIILLGGSLGILPINHWVPILLTTFGLFLLIQTYTLRLEFDANSMVVWQLGRELRRFPYENWLAWRLLLPGLPGILYFREVASPHLLPILFDKDTLQNQLRLRLSTLEKPEKSHQTLS, from the coding sequence ATGTCAACAACAACAAACAAATCATCCGAAAGTAAAGACAGCGTGAGTCTCTCCCCAAATCCCAGACTCCCACTACTAATAATCCTTCTAGGGGGATCATTAGGGATTCTTCCAATTAATCATTGGGTGCCAATACTTTTAACCACTTTTGGGCTTTTCCTCCTTATTCAGACATATACCCTGCGACTAGAGTTTGATGCAAACTCCATGGTTGTTTGGCAACTAGGCCGAGAGTTGAGAAGGTTTCCATACGAAAATTGGCTTGCCTGGCGTCTTTTACTTCCAGGCCTGCCAGGAATCTTGTATTTTCGAGAAGTGGCAAGCCCTCACCTATTACCAATACTCTTTGACAAAGACACCTTACAAAACCAATTACGCCTAAGACTAAGCACTCTAGAAAAACCTGAAAAGTCACACCAAACGCTCTCTTAA
- a CDS encoding GIY-YIG nuclease family protein: protein MERSRGQGELFTPWSLPIGKKPITGTNLSSEVLKAWQKSLHNHQKNLFTGNDEKGAEQRLLFTTPPTEENPFIKAAKNLNPLDLTPLPLSFWRLPEDPYKGPAIYLVMDSPKELNTPILLYVGETIAAEKRWKSDHDCKSYLASYKESLSKAKVLFNLSIRFWTDVPMSTRERRNLEQLLIKKWLPPFNKETRNIWSTPFTAESS, encoded by the coding sequence ATGGAAAGATCTCGCGGACAGGGAGAGCTCTTCACTCCTTGGTCCCTTCCTATAGGGAAAAAGCCAATCACGGGAACAAACCTCTCAAGTGAAGTTCTCAAAGCCTGGCAGAAAAGTCTGCACAACCATCAAAAGAATCTTTTTACAGGAAATGATGAAAAGGGAGCAGAACAACGGCTACTTTTTACAACCCCACCAACAGAAGAAAATCCATTTATTAAAGCAGCAAAAAATCTAAATCCATTAGATTTAACTCCATTACCATTGAGCTTCTGGCGCTTGCCAGAAGACCCCTACAAGGGCCCAGCGATATATCTTGTAATGGACTCTCCAAAAGAATTAAACACTCCGATTTTACTTTATGTAGGAGAAACAATTGCAGCCGAAAAAAGATGGAAAAGTGATCATGATTGCAAAAGTTATCTTGCATCATATAAAGAGTCACTTTCTAAGGCTAAGGTCCTATTCAATCTTAGTATCCGTTTTTGGACTGATGTCCCAATGTCTACGAGAGAAAGAAGGAACCTTGAGCAACTTTTAATAAAAAAATGGCTCCCTCCCTTTAATAAAGAGACTAGAAACATATGGTCAACACCTTTCACAGCTGAAAGCAGCTAA
- the tyrS gene encoding tyrosine--tRNA ligase yields the protein MSDKITSLPSWLERGIADLFPLGGIGDLDQDLATRLDVGVKNQKPLRIKLGIDPTSNSIHLGHSILFRKLRAFQDAGHIAVLIIGDFTARIGDPTGKSITRVQLTADEVENNAETYLNQLGLGQPLEKALLDFETPGRLEIHRNSEWLKDLDLSNVIELLGKSTVGQMLAKEDFATRYSSGNPISLHEFLYPLLQGYDSVAIKADVELGGTDQKFNVAMGRDLQRHFHQRPQFGLLLPILTGLDGVQKMSKTLGNTVGIDEDPISMYSKLEKVPDNVVRSYLTLLTDVELGTLPSNPRELQKLMALAVTETRHGTLAAKAAQDDAAALVSGSQDDQAGVPEISISKIKFPVKAFYLLSALGLCVSSSEARRQIQGGAIRIDGKRLTDPNFEFINSTNLLGKVVQLGKKTFRRLTN from the coding sequence ATGTCAGACAAGATAACTTCATTGCCTTCCTGGCTGGAAAGGGGAATTGCAGATCTCTTTCCTTTAGGTGGAATTGGTGATTTGGACCAGGATCTTGCTACTCGTTTAGATGTTGGTGTAAAGAATCAAAAACCTCTCCGTATCAAGTTAGGTATCGACCCAACCTCTAATTCAATTCATTTGGGTCACAGTATCCTTTTCAGAAAGTTAAGGGCTTTTCAGGATGCTGGGCATATTGCGGTTTTAATTATTGGAGATTTCACCGCACGAATTGGTGATCCGACAGGTAAAAGTATTACTAGAGTGCAATTGACGGCAGATGAGGTTGAAAATAATGCAGAGACTTATTTAAATCAACTTGGTTTGGGACAACCTTTAGAGAAGGCATTGTTAGATTTTGAAACCCCAGGCCGACTGGAAATACATCGAAATAGTGAATGGCTGAAAGATTTAGATCTTTCAAATGTGATTGAGTTGCTAGGTAAATCAACTGTTGGACAAATGCTTGCCAAGGAAGATTTTGCAACTCGCTATAGCTCTGGGAACCCTATCTCATTGCATGAATTTCTTTATCCTTTACTGCAGGGATATGACTCAGTGGCTATCAAGGCTGATGTGGAGTTAGGCGGAACTGATCAGAAGTTTAATGTGGCAATGGGTAGAGATCTTCAAAGGCATTTCCATCAAAGACCTCAGTTTGGCTTGTTACTGCCAATTTTGACTGGTTTGGATGGTGTACAGAAGATGAGTAAAACCTTAGGGAATACTGTTGGTATTGATGAAGATCCAATATCAATGTATTCAAAGTTGGAAAAAGTCCCTGACAACGTTGTGAGGAGCTATCTTACGCTGCTTACAGATGTAGAGCTTGGGACACTTCCTTCAAACCCTCGCGAACTTCAAAAATTAATGGCCCTAGCGGTAACCGAAACGCGACATGGAACTCTTGCCGCAAAAGCTGCTCAAGATGATGCCGCAGCCCTAGTCTCAGGCTCACAGGATGACCAAGCAGGTGTTCCAGAGATATCGATTTCTAAGATTAAATTTCCAGTAAAAGCTTTTTATCTTCTTAGCGCGCTTGGTCTATGTGTAAGTAGTAGTGAAGCTAGACGCCAGATACAAGGTGGAGCGATACGAATTGATGGGAAAAGATTAACTGATCCAAATTTTGAATTTATTAATAGCACTAATTTATTGGGGAAGGTTGTTCAATTAGGCAAAAAGACTTTTCGACGCTTGACTAATTAA
- the msrA gene encoding peptide-methionine (S)-S-oxide reductase MsrA, with the protein MKRNLIFSASLAFLICSLLVFPLKLMASDQEAVFAGGCFWCLEHDLEVLDGVSSVESGYTGGRSLLPTYRQHTGHQEAVRVKFDPEKVSYRSLLRSFWRNIDPFDGQGQFCDRGDSYRPMIFVGDDLQADQAEMSFKSAAKELSTETDNLKVKLRPLNKFWIAEEYHQDFAVRNNLKYSFYRFNCGRDRRLEEVWGEEARSKNAWRE; encoded by the coding sequence ATGAAAAGAAATCTGATTTTTTCTGCGTCGTTAGCATTTCTTATTTGTTCATTATTAGTGTTTCCTTTAAAGTTAATGGCATCTGATCAAGAAGCGGTTTTTGCTGGCGGTTGTTTTTGGTGCCTTGAGCATGATTTAGAGGTACTTGATGGGGTTAGTTCAGTCGAGAGTGGTTATACTGGGGGGCGTTCTTTACTTCCTACGTATCGTCAGCATACTGGTCATCAGGAGGCCGTAAGAGTTAAGTTTGATCCCGAAAAAGTTAGTTATAGAAGCTTGTTGAGAAGTTTTTGGCGAAATATTGATCCATTCGATGGACAAGGACAATTCTGCGATAGAGGTGATTCATATAGGCCAATGATTTTTGTTGGCGATGACTTGCAAGCAGATCAAGCTGAGATGAGTTTCAAGTCTGCTGCGAAAGAATTAAGTACAGAAACTGATAACTTAAAGGTTAAATTGCGGCCTTTAAATAAATTTTGGATTGCAGAGGAATACCACCAGGATTTTGCGGTTAGAAATAATCTTAAATATTCTTTTTATAGGTTTAATTGTGGTAGAGACCGAAGACTTGAAGAGGTCTGGGGCGAAGAGGCTAGAAGCAAAAACGCATGGCGCGAATAG
- the lpxB gene encoding lipid-A-disaccharide synthase yields MVRLFVSTGEVSGDLQGSLLVKALFAEAEKRSINLEVFALGGPRMQAAGAQLVADTSSLGAIGLWEALPFVLPTLRVQSLVDELIKENTPDAVILIDYMGPNIRLGNKLKNDLPEIPINYYIAPQEWAWRVGNGGSTDLISFSDRILAIFPEEADFYSKRGGKVTWIGHPMLDTTISLPEKNVAREKLGLKKEDRLLLLLPASRKQELRYLMPDLAKAAATLQNFDQSLQVLVLAGQESFERPLKLCLEKAGVKAGRVLNAKDSDMLKPFLFAAADLALGKSGTVNMELALQGVPQVVGYKVSRITAFIAKQILGFRVDHISPVNLLLNERLVPELVQEDFNSDNIVSLAKELLEEPVSVFEMKEGYKRLRKKLGEPRVTERAAELIFDSIKVK; encoded by the coding sequence ATGGTTCGTCTTTTTGTTAGCACTGGCGAGGTTTCTGGAGATCTTCAAGGAAGTTTGTTGGTTAAGGCTCTTTTTGCGGAAGCTGAGAAACGTTCTATAAATCTTGAAGTCTTTGCACTTGGTGGTCCTCGCATGCAAGCGGCTGGAGCCCAATTAGTCGCGGATACTTCTTCTCTTGGGGCAATTGGCCTTTGGGAAGCTCTGCCATTTGTTTTGCCGACTTTAAGAGTTCAGTCTCTTGTGGATGAATTAATTAAGGAGAACACTCCAGATGCGGTTATTTTGATTGATTACATGGGCCCAAATATTCGACTAGGAAATAAATTAAAAAATGATTTACCAGAAATCCCTATTAATTACTACATAGCTCCTCAGGAATGGGCTTGGAGAGTTGGCAATGGTGGATCAACTGATTTGATTAGTTTTTCTGACAGAATTCTTGCGATTTTTCCTGAGGAAGCGGATTTTTATTCCAAAAGAGGTGGCAAAGTTACTTGGATTGGTCACCCTATGCTCGATACAACTATTTCGCTTCCTGAAAAGAATGTCGCCAGGGAAAAGCTTGGCTTAAAAAAAGAAGATCGTTTGTTATTACTTTTGCCGGCTTCAAGGAAACAAGAGCTTCGATATTTGATGCCTGATCTCGCCAAGGCAGCAGCAACTTTGCAGAATTTTGATCAATCTCTTCAGGTCTTAGTTCTTGCTGGACAGGAATCTTTTGAGCGCCCTCTTAAACTCTGCCTAGAAAAGGCAGGTGTAAAAGCTGGAAGAGTTTTGAATGCTAAGGATTCAGATATGCTTAAACCATTCCTTTTTGCAGCAGCTGATCTTGCCTTGGGGAAGTCAGGCACTGTAAATATGGAGCTAGCCTTACAAGGGGTTCCGCAAGTTGTTGGCTATAAAGTTAGTCGAATCACGGCATTTATTGCTAAACAAATACTTGGATTTCGTGTGGACCATATATCACCAGTCAATCTTCTACTTAACGAGCGATTGGTTCCAGAATTAGTGCAAGAAGATTTTAATTCTGATAACATTGTTTCTCTTGCTAAAGAATTGCTTGAAGAGCCTGTCTCTGTATTTGAAATGAAGGAGGGCTATAAGCGTCTTCGCAAGAAATTAGGTGAACCTCGAGTGACGGAAAGAGCAGCTGAGTTAATATTTGATTCGATTAAAGTAAAATGA
- a CDS encoding ABC transporter permease, producing the protein MKSPRWLRRLGSSLLIGGQAITATLKGRINSIDLSDQLMEAGPGSFLIVLITGVAAGAVFNIQVAAELSRQGAGGTVGGILAIGMAREIAPLLTATLLTGKVATAYAAQLGTMKVTEQIDAITMLRTDPVEYLVVPRLIAMVIMAPVQCLLFFSVALWSGQISSTHLYQIPPDVFWNSVRTWLSPDDLPFMLIKAIVFGLQIAILACGWGLTTRGGPKEVGASTTGAVVMTLVTVALMDVLLTQILFG; encoded by the coding sequence ATGAAATCACCTCGTTGGCTTAGGCGTCTTGGGAGCAGTCTTCTTATAGGAGGCCAAGCAATTACAGCGACCCTAAAGGGACGTATAAATTCTATTGATCTCTCTGATCAACTTATGGAGGCTGGGCCAGGTAGTTTCCTAATTGTATTGATAACTGGGGTAGCAGCTGGAGCAGTATTTAACATCCAAGTAGCAGCAGAACTAAGTCGGCAAGGGGCTGGAGGAACAGTTGGTGGAATACTTGCAATAGGTATGGCTCGTGAAATCGCACCATTACTCACTGCAACTCTGCTCACTGGGAAGGTGGCAACTGCATATGCTGCTCAACTTGGAACGATGAAAGTCACTGAACAAATCGATGCAATAACAATGCTTCGTACCGATCCCGTGGAATATCTTGTCGTACCAAGGCTTATTGCAATGGTCATCATGGCCCCAGTGCAATGTCTTTTATTTTTCAGCGTTGCTTTATGGAGTGGCCAAATAAGTAGCACCCATCTATATCAAATCCCACCAGATGTCTTTTGGAATTCTGTTCGAACTTGGCTTAGTCCTGACGATTTGCCCTTCATGCTTATAAAAGCCATAGTATTTGGACTCCAAATTGCAATCCTTGCTTGCGGATGGGGTCTAACCACTAGGGGGGGGCCAAAAGAAGTTGGAGCAAGTACAACTGGTGCAGTTGTAATGACCCTAGTCACGGTTGCTTTGATGGATGTTCTTCTAACTCAAATTCTATTTGGCTGA
- the plsY gene encoding glycerol-3-phosphate 1-O-acyltransferase PlsY, with the protein MTLISLFFSAFVVLLCYLLGSIPSGYLAGKWLSNIDLRELGSGSTGATNVLRHIGKGPALAVFLIDVGKGTLAVVLAKMFLQGDGWEVLGGISALIGHIWPIWLNWQGGKAVATGLGVLLGLSWPVGLSCFVVFLAVFFATKIVSLSSIVAAISLPILMLISFRFTHYSHAYMAVCLMAMSFVLWRHRSNFNRLVKGTEPRIGKF; encoded by the coding sequence ATGACCTTGATTTCGCTTTTCTTTTCGGCATTCGTCGTCCTACTTTGTTATTTACTTGGATCAATTCCTAGTGGATACTTAGCAGGGAAATGGTTAAGTAACATTGATCTTCGAGAACTAGGCTCGGGCTCAACAGGTGCAACCAATGTCCTTCGCCATATCGGGAAAGGTCCAGCATTAGCTGTTTTTCTTATAGATGTTGGGAAAGGCACTCTCGCTGTTGTTTTGGCAAAAATGTTCCTACAAGGAGATGGATGGGAGGTCCTCGGCGGAATTTCAGCCTTAATTGGGCACATATGGCCAATATGGCTGAATTGGCAAGGTGGCAAAGCTGTAGCAACAGGTTTAGGAGTACTTCTAGGCCTTTCATGGCCAGTTGGATTAAGTTGTTTTGTTGTTTTTCTAGCTGTATTTTTTGCAACCAAAATAGTTTCCCTGTCAAGCATCGTTGCTGCTATCAGCCTGCCTATTTTAATGTTAATAAGCTTTAGATTTACACATTATAGTCATGCATATATGGCCGTTTGTCTAATGGCAATGTCATTTGTTCTCTGGAGACATAGAAGTAATTTCAATAGATTAGTCAAAGGAACAGAACCTAGAATCGGCAAATTCTAA
- a CDS encoding DUF1825 family protein: MAFFESEIVQEEAKRLFSDYQELMKLGSDYGKFDREGKKMFIQTMEGLMERYRVFMKRFELSEDFQAKMTVEQLRTQLGQFGVTPEQMFEQMNTTLDRMKSQLDRESD; the protein is encoded by the coding sequence ATGGCCTTCTTTGAATCCGAAATTGTGCAGGAGGAGGCCAAGAGGCTTTTTAGTGACTACCAGGAGCTTATGAAACTTGGGTCGGATTATGGCAAGTTTGACCGCGAAGGAAAGAAGATGTTTATCCAGACTATGGAAGGGCTAATGGAGAGATATAGGGTCTTTATGAAACGGTTTGAACTTTCAGAAGACTTCCAGGCCAAGATGACAGTAGAGCAACTTCGAACTCAGTTAGGTCAGTTTGGAGTCACTCCTGAACAGATGTTTGAGCAAATGAATACCACCTTGGATCGTATGAAGAGTCAATTGGATAGAGAGTCAGATTGA
- a CDS encoding MFS transporter — MISYGLGDAGTGLAATQLGFYLFPFFTGTAGLPAFIAGSLLMVIKIWDAINDPLIGWLSDHTKTRWGPRLPWMIGASIPLGIALGAIWWVPPGGIAQKTTYYIFMSILLMTAYTGVNLPYAALSTELTENTAIRTRLNAARFTGSILAGFTGLIVAAWLLSKGDSGFLLMGKITGTIAALSTILSCWGLAPFAKKARQPIQHSEALLDQVKRILNNGRFLQVIGLYLLLWCGLQLMQTVSLIFLEQVMHVPKEISKWIPIPFQLSALVGLQVWSLSSNKFGRVKVLFWGGGLWICACLVAMCLPPLSTTVATTSALFTYGYEGLKMGLLITTIMVIGFGASTAYLIPWSLLPDAIDADPDHPAGLYTAWMVLIQKIGIGLSVQLLGLLLSFSGYQSLAECENLTLCLNQPTTAQITIRICMGLIPALLVSFGLLIMRRWPDKGAHLQAMN, encoded by the coding sequence ATGATCTCCTATGGGCTAGGAGATGCAGGTACAGGTCTTGCCGCAACCCAATTGGGGTTTTATTTATTTCCCTTCTTTACTGGGACTGCTGGACTGCCTGCTTTTATTGCAGGGTCGCTGTTAATGGTTATAAAGATTTGGGATGCGATAAATGACCCATTAATTGGCTGGCTAAGTGACCACACAAAAACCCGATGGGGTCCCAGATTGCCATGGATGATCGGAGCCTCTATTCCTTTAGGAATAGCTCTGGGGGCCATTTGGTGGGTTCCGCCTGGGGGCATCGCCCAAAAGACTACTTATTACATATTTATGTCAATACTTTTAATGACCGCATATACAGGGGTAAACCTTCCTTATGCAGCACTTTCAACAGAATTAACAGAAAATACTGCGATAAGAACAAGGCTAAATGCTGCAAGATTTACAGGTTCAATTTTGGCAGGTTTTACCGGATTAATTGTTGCCGCTTGGCTCCTTTCAAAAGGGGATAGTGGTTTTCTTTTAATGGGTAAAATAACAGGTACTATTGCAGCTTTGTCTACAATTTTGTCATGCTGGGGGCTGGCCCCTTTTGCGAAAAAAGCACGCCAACCTATTCAGCACTCAGAAGCATTATTAGATCAAGTCAAAAGAATACTTAATAACGGTAGGTTTCTCCAAGTTATTGGTTTATACCTTTTGCTTTGGTGCGGGCTACAGCTTATGCAAACCGTTTCTCTAATTTTTCTTGAGCAGGTCATGCATGTACCAAAAGAAATCTCAAAGTGGATACCTATCCCATTTCAATTAAGTGCTCTTGTTGGTCTTCAAGTATGGAGTCTTTCATCAAATAAATTTGGAAGGGTTAAGGTGCTTTTTTGGGGAGGCGGATTATGGATTTGTGCTTGCTTAGTAGCTATGTGCCTGCCTCCTCTTTCCACAACAGTTGCAACAACAAGTGCTCTATTTACTTATGGGTATGAGGGACTAAAGATGGGTTTATTAATTACAACTATTATGGTGATCGGATTTGGTGCATCTACTGCATATCTAATTCCATGGTCTTTACTCCCTGATGCAATCGACGCTGACCCAGATCATCCTGCAGGGTTGTATACAGCATGGATGGTTTTAATTCAAAAGATAGGGATTGGCTTAAGTGTTCAACTTCTTGGGCTTCTCCTTTCATTTTCTGGATACCAGTCATTGGCAGAATGCGAAAACCTAACCCTTTGCCTTAACCAACCAACCACAGCTCAAATCACCATACGTATTTGCATGGGGTTAATTCCTGCTCTGCTTGTTTCCTTTGGACTATTAATAATGAGACGCTGGCCCGACAAGGGTGCACACTTGCAAGCAATGAATTAA
- the pyrF gene encoding orotidine-5'-phosphate decarboxylase, with translation MTKHPADKIILALDGMNREQALSFSTMIPDLRWVKVGIELFLSAGPDVVLELRDKGLHIFLDLKFHDIPATMSNACRRAASSGVELITVHACSGAKALKDSKYAAEQGALATGLPSPRLLAVTVLTSWETNRLQSELGIHESVESRVDRMAELASKAGLGGCVCSPLEVRHLRQKYPLPFDLVTPGIRPFGSKNDDQSRVTSPLQAIKDGASRLVIGRPITRADDPLEAFMKCCEEIALKN, from the coding sequence TTGACTAAACATCCAGCAGATAAAATAATTCTTGCTCTTGATGGAATGAATAGAGAGCAGGCACTTTCCTTTTCAACAATGATCCCAGATCTGCGTTGGGTGAAAGTGGGGATTGAATTGTTCCTTAGTGCAGGACCAGATGTTGTACTTGAATTAAGAGATAAGGGATTGCATATTTTTCTTGATTTGAAGTTTCATGATATTCCTGCAACTATGTCCAATGCATGTAGAAGAGCTGCTTCTAGCGGTGTTGAACTGATTACAGTTCATGCATGTTCTGGAGCTAAGGCTCTTAAAGATTCGAAGTATGCCGCGGAACAAGGCGCCTTAGCTACGGGTTTGCCAAGTCCAAGGCTCCTTGCAGTAACAGTCTTGACTAGTTGGGAGACTAATCGACTTCAATCAGAATTAGGAATTCACGAGTCTGTTGAATCTCGTGTAGATCGAATGGCTGAGTTGGCTTCTAAAGCTGGCTTAGGGGGATGTGTTTGCTCACCTTTAGAAGTAAGGCATTTGAGGCAAAAGTATCCCCTCCCATTTGATCTTGTAACGCCGGGTATTAGACCTTTTGGATCTAAAAATGATGATCAGTCACGGGTAACTAGTCCTTTGCAAGCTATTAAGGATGGAGCTTCTCGACTGGTAATTGGTAGGCCTATTACTCGTGCAGATGACCCTTTAGAAGCTTTTATGAAGTGTTGCGAAGAGATTGCTTTAAAGAATTAG
- a CDS encoding DUF3086 domain-containing protein, whose protein sequence is MPEEDLPVSQQPSTEETLGQEGGGTPINQRPITATPEGEAIKNKSDFDDFLETAVKELKSRRKDLLIEIEELTKKKAFLEKEINKSFSGQSDAIARRVKGFQEYLTGALQDLAQSAEKLELVAQPVLVQPSPLDQNISKPEEEKEETISNMPISETFKPDEALIRECLEQFLGQPDFYAEPWKLRRSLSNKDNELLEDWFFSQGGRGAQPSRGNRVRNTLVGAAVISILGELYGDRFQTLVLASQPERLGEWRRGLQDALGLGREDFGPSSGIVLFERGDALVERADRLEEKGEVPLIIVDAAEQVVEIPLLQFPIWLAFAASQEEIYEEEEEFLR, encoded by the coding sequence ATGCCTGAAGAAGACCTCCCAGTCTCCCAACAACCTTCCACAGAAGAAACCCTAGGTCAGGAAGGGGGGGGAACGCCAATTAATCAAAGGCCAATAACAGCAACTCCAGAAGGCGAAGCCATCAAAAACAAGTCTGATTTCGATGACTTTCTAGAAACAGCAGTCAAAGAACTTAAATCTCGTCGTAAAGACTTACTTATAGAGATCGAAGAGCTAACCAAGAAGAAAGCTTTTCTAGAAAAAGAGATCAACAAATCTTTTTCCGGCCAATCTGATGCAATAGCAAGAAGAGTAAAAGGATTTCAAGAGTACTTAACTGGAGCCCTACAAGATTTAGCTCAATCTGCTGAGAAACTTGAGCTAGTTGCTCAGCCAGTTTTAGTTCAACCTTCGCCTCTAGACCAAAACATTTCTAAGCCTGAAGAAGAAAAAGAAGAAACTATTAGTAATATGCCAATTTCTGAGACATTCAAACCAGATGAAGCACTTATAAGAGAATGTCTAGAACAATTTCTTGGTCAACCAGATTTCTATGCTGAACCTTGGAAACTTCGAAGAAGTTTGAGTAATAAAGATAATGAATTATTAGAAGATTGGTTTTTTAGTCAAGGTGGTAGAGGTGCTCAACCAAGCAGAGGTAATAGAGTAAGAAATACTCTTGTAGGTGCTGCTGTTATCTCAATCCTTGGAGAACTTTATGGAGATCGATTCCAAACCCTTGTACTGGCAAGTCAACCCGAAAGGCTTGGAGAATGGAGACGAGGACTTCAAGATGCACTCGGCTTAGGGAGAGAAGATTTCGGGCCTAGTAGTGGAATAGTTCTATTCGAACGTGGAGATGCCTTAGTGGAAAGAGCAGATCGGCTAGAAGAGAAAGGAGAAGTACCACTAATTATTGTTGATGCAGCCGAGCAAGTTGTTGAAATTCCTTTATTGCAATTTCCTATTTGGCTTGCTTTTGCAGCTAGTCAAGAAGAAATCTATGAAGAAGAAGAAGAGTTCCTTAGATGA
- a CDS encoding leucyl aminopeptidase: MKFSLNANALRAWDGDVLIIGVLEDKSKSTFKLLEERYGDSITKNLTKQKFTGKSGQIATFHLLQQHSEEATFVVGLGETNSLTIESFRKATSLAVKQSKGTEGKIGVLFPWGNIDKAKEIQAVAEAVRLCLFKDERFKSKTDTQNTPSELEMIGVESIPEISLKNVSSTCAGVELARELVGAPPNQLSPEALATEATQLSKEFNLQLKILEQEECKKEGMGAYLAVAQGSDLKPKFIHLTYKGKGKINRKLAIVGKGLTFDSGGYNLKVGAAQIELMKFDMGGSAAVLGTARAIAEIAPSGVEVHFIIAACENMINGSAVHPGDIVTASNGKTIEINNTDAEGRLTLADALFYASKLKPHSIVDLATLTGACVIALGDEVAGLWSENDELANDLLAAATESGEGLWRMPMQNSYKDGLKSMLADLKNTGPRAGGSITAALFLKEFVEASTPWAHIDIAGTVWADKDKGINPAGATGYGVRTLLKWILINNGKDSTND; this comes from the coding sequence ATGAAGTTTTCCCTTAATGCCAATGCTTTGAGAGCTTGGGATGGGGACGTTCTCATCATTGGCGTCCTCGAAGACAAAAGCAAATCAACCTTCAAGCTTTTAGAAGAGAGATATGGAGACTCAATAACTAAAAATCTTACCAAGCAAAAGTTCACTGGAAAGTCAGGACAAATAGCGACTTTTCATCTCTTACAGCAGCACTCTGAAGAAGCAACATTTGTAGTTGGCCTAGGAGAAACAAACAGCCTCACGATCGAAAGCTTTCGAAAAGCAACCTCACTTGCAGTTAAACAAAGTAAAGGAACTGAAGGAAAAATAGGAGTTCTTTTCCCTTGGGGAAATATTGACAAAGCTAAAGAAATACAAGCTGTAGCCGAAGCAGTTCGTCTTTGTTTGTTTAAAGATGAGCGCTTTAAGAGTAAAACTGACACACAAAATACCCCTAGTGAATTAGAAATGATTGGAGTAGAGAGTATCCCTGAGATAAGCCTTAAAAACGTAAGTTCAACTTGCGCTGGTGTTGAACTTGCTCGAGAATTAGTTGGAGCACCACCTAACCAACTTAGCCCTGAGGCATTGGCAACAGAAGCTACTCAACTTTCTAAGGAATTTAATCTTCAACTAAAAATTCTTGAACAAGAAGAATGCAAAAAAGAAGGAATGGGAGCATATTTAGCTGTTGCACAAGGTTCAGATCTTAAGCCAAAATTTATTCATCTAACTTATAAAGGTAAAGGGAAAATAAATCGAAAATTAGCAATTGTAGGAAAAGGCCTAACCTTTGACTCAGGGGGTTACAACCTGAAAGTTGGCGCGGCACAAATAGAACTTATGAAATTTGACATGGGTGGAAGTGCTGCCGTTCTTGGTACTGCAAGAGCAATTGCAGAAATTGCACCTTCTGGAGTCGAAGTACATTTCATAATTGCTGCTTGTGAAAACATGATAAATGGATCAGCTGTTCACCCAGGTGACATAGTCACAGCCTCAAATGGCAAAACAATAGAAATTAACAATACTGATGCAGAAGGTCGGCTAACACTTGCAGATGCACTTTTTTATGCATCTAAGCTAAAGCCACATTCAATTGTTGATTTAGCGACACTTACAGGGGCTTGTGTAATAGCTCTAGGAGACGAAGTTGCTGGGCTATGGTCAGAGAATGATGAACTAGCAAATGATTTGCTAGCCGCTGCGACCGAATCAGGGGAGGGCCTTTGGCGAATGCCAATGCAGAATTCCTATAAAGATGGCTTGAAATCAATGCTGGCTGACCTAAAAAATACTGGCCCACGTGCTGGAGGCTCTATAACTGCAGCACTTTTCCTTAAAGAGTTTGTTGAAGCTTCTACACCTTGGGCCCACATAGACATAGCTGGGACAGTCTGGGCGGACAAAGACAAAGGAATCAATCCCGCAGGTGCGACTGGATACGGAGTAAGGACACTATTAAAATGGATCCTAATTAATAACGGGAAAGATTCCACTAACGATTAA